In one window of Methanolobus mangrovi DNA:
- a CDS encoding DUF504 domain-containing protein: protein MNDLIKSKHPRDIFNELKWKEDTSINECSIEYIHRGVPGNTKTVSGENIVDIGHSFLTLYPDTMIPYHRILKIKYRGKNIYVKTATGHV, encoded by the coding sequence ATGAATGATTTGATAAAATCAAAACATCCGAGGGACATATTTAATGAATTAAAATGGAAAGAAGATACGAGTATAAACGAATGCAGCATAGAGTATATCCACAGGGGTGTGCCTGGAAATACAAAAACGGTTTCCGGAGAGAATATAGTAGATATTGGACACTCATTCCTTACGCTTTATCCGGATACTATGATACCATATCACAGGATACTTAAAATTAAGTACAGAGGGAAAAATATCTACGTAAAGACTGCAACAGGACACGTTTGA
- the acnA gene encoding aconitate hydratase AcnA, translated as MTCDDFKDPFRAKQTINIADKKVTIYRLQKLEELGIANISRLPYSIRVLLEAVLRNVDGKVITEDDVKNLAGWSPDGVPALDIPFIPSRVIMQDFTGVPAVVDIAAIRSAMQRLGGDPSIINPVIPADLVIDHSIQVDYYGTSYARNCNEKYEFHRNKERYELLHWAQNAFDNMRVVPPASGIIHQVNLENLASVVHLKEKCGELIAYPDTLVGTDSHTTMINGLGVLGWGVGGIEAEAVMLGQPYYMPIPEVVGFKLTGELREGVTSTDLVLTVVEMLRAHGVVGKFVEFYGPGYKALELTDRAVLANMAPEYGATMGFCPVDEVTLDYMIMTGRTEEHVDRVRQYCKEQGLFMEDGLADPDFTSTLELDISTVEPSLAGPKRPQDRIPVQEMSKAFHQTMKDVFAAKSGKKPNGDDPDYSRWLGEGGYSVSEITHPHHTGITKIKCADDVVAVTHGSVVIASITSCTNTSSPSLMIGAGLVAKKAVEKGLKVKPFVKTSLAPGSRVVTDYLEEAGLMPYLDALGFHLVGYGCLTCIGNSGPLREAVSNEIESKDLTVAAVLSGNRNFEGRINSQVKANYLASPMLVVAYALAGTVDIDLMKEPIACDPNGQPVYLKDIWPGKEELDECISKSVTPEMFKEQYANVYQGTDLWRSLDAPKGLLYDWDNDSTYIQEPPFFKDFPLEVTELADIEGARALALVGDSITTDHISPAGSIPTSYPAGQYLLSKGVDEKNFNSYGSRRGNHEVMMRGTFGNVRLKNKLVGSKEGSWTIHQPDGQEMPIYDAAMKYVEEGTPLVVIAGKEYGTGSSRDWAAKGTQLLGIKAVIAESYERIHRSNLVGMGVLPLQFREGESAESLGLNGKEIYEIRGIDALKPFGELTVIARSDDGEDKTFNVLVRLNSDIEIEYYMNGGILHKFLRDGIKGE; from the coding sequence ATGACATGTGATGATTTTAAAGACCCATTCAGGGCCAAACAGACCATCAATATTGCTGATAAAAAGGTAACCATTTATCGCTTACAAAAACTGGAAGAGCTTGGAATAGCCAACATTTCCAGGTTACCTTACTCCATTAGAGTCTTGCTGGAAGCTGTATTAAGGAATGTAGATGGAAAGGTAATTACCGAAGATGATGTAAAGAATCTTGCTGGCTGGAGTCCTGATGGGGTTCCTGCACTGGATATACCTTTCATTCCATCAAGAGTTATAATGCAGGACTTCACAGGTGTCCCTGCAGTAGTTGACATTGCTGCCATAAGGTCTGCCATGCAGAGACTTGGCGGTGACCCTTCAATAATCAACCCCGTGATACCTGCTGACCTCGTAATTGATCACTCCATACAGGTAGATTACTACGGTACATCTTATGCCCGCAACTGCAATGAGAAATATGAGTTCCATCGCAACAAGGAAAGATATGAATTACTGCACTGGGCACAGAATGCTTTTGATAATATGAGAGTAGTGCCTCCTGCAAGTGGTATTATTCACCAGGTCAACCTTGAGAACCTGGCATCTGTTGTCCACCTTAAAGAGAAATGCGGAGAACTGATCGCTTATCCAGATACACTCGTAGGTACTGATTCCCACACAACAATGATTAACGGACTTGGTGTCCTTGGTTGGGGTGTTGGCGGTATAGAAGCTGAAGCTGTTATGCTTGGCCAGCCATACTACATGCCAATTCCGGAAGTAGTAGGCTTTAAGCTTACAGGCGAGCTCCGGGAAGGAGTCACATCCACAGACCTTGTACTTACTGTCGTGGAAATGCTCAGAGCACACGGTGTTGTCGGCAAGTTCGTGGAATTCTACGGACCCGGTTACAAGGCACTGGAACTGACCGACAGGGCAGTACTTGCTAACATGGCCCCTGAATACGGCGCTACAATGGGATTCTGCCCGGTAGACGAAGTCACTCTTGACTACATGATAATGACAGGCAGAACCGAGGAACATGTTGACAGAGTAAGACAATACTGCAAAGAACAGGGCCTCTTCATGGAAGATGGACTGGCAGATCCGGACTTCACATCAACACTGGAACTTGACATCAGCACAGTAGAACCATCCCTTGCAGGACCTAAGAGACCACAGGACCGCATACCTGTACAGGAAATGTCAAAAGCATTCCACCAGACAATGAAAGATGTCTTTGCCGCAAAGAGTGGTAAAAAGCCAAACGGAGATGACCCTGATTACAGCCGCTGGCTTGGAGAAGGCGGATACAGTGTCTCTGAGATCACACATCCTCATCACACCGGTATTACAAAGATAAAATGTGCAGACGATGTAGTTGCAGTTACACACGGTTCTGTTGTCATTGCATCCATAACATCCTGTACTAACACATCCAGCCCGTCACTTATGATAGGTGCCGGACTGGTTGCAAAGAAAGCTGTTGAAAAGGGACTTAAGGTAAAACCTTTCGTAAAGACAAGTCTTGCACCTGGTTCCCGTGTAGTTACTGATTACCTTGAAGAAGCAGGTCTCATGCCATATCTCGATGCACTCGGCTTCCACCTTGTAGGCTATGGTTGCCTGACATGCATAGGAAACAGCGGACCACTCAGAGAAGCAGTTTCAAACGAAATCGAGAGCAAAGACCTTACGGTTGCTGCAGTTCTCAGTGGTAACAGGAACTTTGAAGGCAGGATCAATTCACAGGTAAAGGCCAACTATCTGGCTTCACCGATGCTTGTGGTGGCTTATGCACTTGCAGGTACAGTTGACATTGATCTTATGAAAGAGCCGATAGCCTGTGATCCTAACGGTCAGCCAGTTTATCTGAAGGATATCTGGCCAGGTAAGGAAGAACTCGATGAATGCATCAGCAAATCCGTAACCCCTGAGATGTTCAAGGAACAGTATGCTAACGTCTATCAGGGAACAGACCTCTGGAGGAGCCTCGATGCACCTAAGGGTTTGCTTTACGACTGGGATAATGATTCCACATACATACAGGAACCACCTTTCTTCAAGGACTTCCCGCTTGAAGTGACCGAATTGGCGGATATCGAAGGAGCACGTGCTCTTGCCCTGGTAGGAGACAGTATAACCACTGACCACATATCCCCTGCAGGCTCAATTCCAACGAGCTATCCTGCCGGCCAGTACCTGCTCTCAAAGGGTGTCGATGAAAAGAATTTCAATTCATATGGCTCCAGGCGTGGTAACCATGAGGTCATGATGAGAGGAACATTCGGAAACGTGCGCCTTAAGAACAAACTCGTCGGAAGCAAGGAAGGCTCATGGACCATACACCAGCCAGATGGACAGGAAATGCCGATCTATGATGCTGCAATGAAATACGTGGAAGAAGGAACTCCACTTGTGGTTATTGCAGGAAAGGAATATGGTACCGGAAGCTCACGTGACTGGGCTGCAAAGGGTACTCAACTGCTTGGCATTAAAGCAGTTATTGCTGAATCATATGAGAGAATACACCGCAGTAACCTTGTTGGTATGGGAGTACTTCCACTGCAGTTCAGGGAAGGAGAATCCGCAGAGAGCCTTGGACTTAACGGGAAGGAAATCTACGAGATCAGAGGTATCGATGCACTCAAACCATTCGGTGAACTCACAGTTATCGCAAGATCAGATGATGGAGAAGATAAGACCTTTAATGTCCTTGTCCGCCTGAACTCTGATATTGAAATAGAGTATTACATGAACGGTGGTATCCTCCATAAATTCCTGAGGGACGGAATAAAGGGTGAATGA